In one window of Lewinella sp. 4G2 DNA:
- a CDS encoding M48 family metallopeptidase, whose protein sequence is MFTLSNQPSILDYGSYQDPNYLALFEEALRYDKVGDVYTAVKLLKKVIRLVPDHPDAYAALGKIYHRRREWKPAFHYLSKVVALDADDREAWWKLGHAATGLKRFTVAGSVWAKFGMEKARLGAAENIEIKTETGYEILWMQPLDAARARILSIPHPGSDLRFRDLVLYDRRNIVGSNIHNRRRTHVYSWLALLKQSPYRTFSCLLHSSDEIAIAKLENLCYDAGLGFEVWSNATRTMRGTPERATKAEKDNFPEYYNDLVPKPDHGTTLVALAAIHPAEVERVLNAWEIITLEGFSDLRSYE, encoded by the coding sequence TTGTTTACTCTATCCAACCAACCATCAATTTTGGACTACGGAAGTTACCAGGACCCGAATTACTTAGCCCTTTTCGAAGAAGCCCTGCGCTACGATAAGGTGGGCGACGTGTACACGGCCGTCAAGTTGCTCAAAAAGGTGATTCGCCTCGTGCCGGACCACCCCGATGCCTACGCCGCGCTCGGAAAGATCTACCACCGCCGGCGGGAGTGGAAACCGGCTTTCCACTACCTCTCCAAAGTAGTGGCGCTGGACGCCGACGACCGGGAAGCCTGGTGGAAACTGGGCCACGCTGCCACCGGGCTGAAACGCTTCACCGTGGCCGGTAGCGTTTGGGCTAAGTTCGGCATGGAAAAGGCTCGCCTTGGCGCGGCGGAGAACATCGAGATCAAAACCGAGACCGGTTACGAGATCCTCTGGATGCAACCGCTCGACGCCGCCCGGGCCCGGATCCTGAGTATCCCTCACCCAGGGAGTGACCTCCGTTTCCGCGACCTCGTGCTCTACGACCGCCGCAATATCGTCGGCAGCAACATCCACAACCGCCGCCGGACGCACGTCTATTCCTGGTTAGCCCTTTTGAAGCAGTCTCCCTACCGGACCTTCAGTTGCCTGTTGCACTCCAGCGATGAGATCGCCATCGCCAAGCTGGAAAACCTGTGCTACGACGCCGGCCTCGGTTTCGAGGTGTGGAGTAATGCTACCCGTACCATGCGCGGTACCCCCGAACGCGCCACCAAAGCGGAGAAGGATAACTTCCCCGAATACTACAACGACCTCGTGCCCAAACCCGACCACGGTACTACCCTCGTCGCCCTGGCGGCGATTCACCCCGCGGAGGTGGAGCGCGTCCTCAACGCCTGGGAGATCATCACTTTGGAAGGATTTTCCGACCTGCGTTCCTACGAATAA